A window of Prolixibacter sp. SD074 contains these coding sequences:
- a CDS encoding peptidylprolyl isomerase, translating into MKQFLILTLAVALVSCGGSGGKGNTSEKNKNKTGKKVPEKVSFGSLLPSVFSVTTYDGKRRLEQGMGFFLNDSVAVSPYSLFGNSNRAEVQPLDGNATYQVAGFLAVDRINDLVLLKIKNLHRPGLKLYTGHVPRGALTYVVSPIRGKTVPIGKGKMLEESTIQGNDVFRISNIIYSSTNGRPVFLNNREVLGVGKLYSAGIDQDYLAVPAEVVAKLLEKQNEPLKPISRLGGKVPPEVSAANAKIKGVLVETDYGNIIIRLFNNMPLYRDNFLKLVREHYYDSLLWHRVIAKFVIQTGAADTRHARPDDMVGWKGPGYTLPANINPKYFHRRGIVGVPRLPDRQNRYKRSDGSQFYIVVGRTYSDKELDDIEKENHIKFSPEQRRVYKTTGGAPTLDGEYTIFGEVTSGMNVADKIDTVSVDKYYRPLRDIRVKRIRILK; encoded by the coding sequence ATGAAACAATTTCTGATTCTTACGTTAGCCGTGGCATTGGTTTCGTGCGGAGGCTCCGGGGGAAAAGGAAATACTTCGGAAAAAAATAAGAATAAAACGGGAAAAAAAGTACCGGAGAAAGTCTCGTTTGGAAGTTTGTTGCCATCCGTTTTTTCGGTGACTACGTACGACGGGAAACGTCGATTGGAGCAGGGGATGGGTTTTTTTCTGAACGATAGTGTTGCTGTTAGTCCCTATTCTCTTTTCGGAAACTCGAATCGTGCAGAAGTACAACCGCTGGATGGGAATGCAACTTACCAGGTTGCCGGATTTTTGGCAGTCGACCGGATCAACGATTTGGTCCTGCTGAAAATAAAGAACCTGCATCGGCCCGGCCTGAAATTATATACCGGGCATGTTCCCCGGGGAGCGCTAACCTATGTTGTTAGCCCCATCCGGGGAAAAACAGTCCCGATTGGTAAAGGGAAGATGCTGGAAGAATCAACGATTCAGGGAAACGACGTTTTTCGGATTTCCAACATTATTTACAGTTCAACCAATGGTCGGCCGGTTTTTCTGAATAACCGGGAAGTCCTGGGAGTAGGCAAGTTGTATTCGGCGGGTATCGATCAGGATTACCTGGCTGTCCCCGCAGAGGTTGTTGCCAAATTACTGGAAAAACAAAATGAGCCACTGAAGCCGATTTCGCGACTTGGAGGGAAGGTACCTCCGGAAGTGAGCGCCGCAAATGCCAAAATAAAAGGCGTGCTGGTGGAAACCGATTACGGAAACATCATCATCAGGCTCTTTAATAATATGCCGCTTTACCGCGATAATTTCCTGAAACTGGTTCGGGAACATTATTACGACTCGTTGCTGTGGCACCGGGTTATTGCCAAATTTGTGATTCAGACCGGTGCAGCTGATACACGGCATGCCAGGCCTGATGATATGGTGGGCTGGAAAGGTCCCGGATACACGCTTCCGGCTAATATCAACCCGAAGTATTTTCACCGGCGTGGAATAGTCGGTGTTCCCCGTCTTCCCGACAGGCAAAACCGTTACAAACGTTCGGACGGAAGCCAGTTCTATATTGTAGTGGGACGAACTTATTCCGATAAGGAGCTGGACGATATCGAAAAGGAAAATCACATCAAATTCTCGCCCGAACAGCGCCGGGTGTATAAGACGACCGGCGGCGCACCGACACTTGACGGCGAATATACCATCTTCGGTGAAGTGACTTCGGGAATGAATGTGGCAGACAAGATCGATACCGTGAGTGTGGACAAATATTACCGGCCC
- a CDS encoding peptidylprolyl isomerase — protein MKKIVFLLVFLFTVAGAKAQEPEHIVVISTNFGDMKCKLYNDTPKHRDKFLQEVKKGYYNGTLFYRVIRNFLVQGGAADSRNAPPGKLIGYGNPAFTVDDEIRPDHFHKKGALCAPRQPDDVNPFKQSDISQFYIVEGRVYRPGELDTMELANNVPIKKQIIKQVLTPEVKAKLAKLKKEKKVDEFRALANPLKQQIETEYALNPHVLNFSKAQRKAYTTVGGYPELDGKYTVFGEVIDGFDVIDKIASLKTDKNDRPLEDVKIVNINEIR, from the coding sequence GTGAAGAAGATCGTTTTCTTGTTGGTTTTTCTTTTTACCGTAGCCGGGGCTAAGGCTCAGGAGCCGGAACATATTGTCGTTATCTCGACCAATTTCGGCGATATGAAATGCAAGTTGTACAATGATACGCCCAAACACCGCGATAAATTTCTGCAGGAGGTAAAAAAGGGATATTACAACGGAACCTTGTTTTACCGGGTCATTCGTAATTTCCTGGTTCAGGGTGGGGCTGCCGATTCCCGGAATGCCCCTCCGGGAAAACTTATTGGTTATGGGAATCCGGCTTTCACTGTTGATGATGAAATCCGTCCGGATCATTTTCACAAAAAAGGAGCTTTGTGTGCTCCCCGCCAACCCGACGATGTGAATCCGTTTAAACAATCCGATATCTCGCAGTTTTACATTGTGGAAGGACGCGTATACCGCCCCGGAGAGCTGGATACAATGGAGTTGGCTAATAATGTCCCGATTAAGAAGCAGATCATTAAACAGGTCCTGACCCCTGAAGTTAAAGCCAAATTGGCAAAGCTGAAGAAAGAGAAGAAAGTGGACGAATTCAGGGCCCTTGCTAATCCGCTAAAGCAACAAATTGAAACGGAATATGCTTTGAATCCCCATGTCCTGAATTTTTCCAAAGCACAACGAAAAGCCTACACGACTGTTGGCGGTTATCCGGAGCTGGATGGTAAGTACACGGTTTTTGGCGAAGTAATTGACGGTTTTGATGTGATTGACAAAATTGCATCACTGAAAACCGATAAAAATGATCGTCCCCTGGAGGATGTGAAAATAGTAAACATTAATGAGATCAGGTAA
- a CDS encoding peptidylprolyl isomerase gives MQRKIHFLLALTILFLTSCSHSGKTEKQKRPVVLIKTEYGDMKVLLYNETPQHRDNFLKLVKQGFYNGLLFHRVIPEFMIQGGDPQSRDAEPGQMLGNGGPGYTLPAEFRPGFFHKKGALAAARLGDQANPEKRSSGSQFYIVEGKVFTPQALDSLETMQTQREAQDIYHQLFMKKADSVRILQEQGKQIEYADLLDRLEKQAQDSAALHPFHFAKQQRETYTAIGGVPHLDGNYTVFGEVIEGLNVIDSIAHVKTDDHDRPVKDVKMTMKILKD, from the coding sequence ATGCAACGAAAAATCCATTTCTTACTGGCTTTGACCATATTGTTTCTAACGTCCTGTTCTCATTCCGGTAAAACGGAAAAACAAAAACGACCGGTTGTACTTATTAAAACGGAGTACGGCGATATGAAAGTGCTGTTGTACAACGAAACGCCGCAACACCGCGATAATTTCCTCAAGCTGGTGAAGCAGGGATTTTATAACGGATTGCTTTTTCATCGTGTCATACCTGAATTTATGATTCAGGGTGGTGATCCGCAGTCACGCGATGCAGAACCGGGACAGATGCTGGGAAATGGAGGTCCGGGCTATACGCTTCCTGCAGAATTCAGGCCTGGTTTTTTTCATAAGAAAGGAGCATTGGCCGCCGCGCGATTAGGCGACCAGGCCAATCCGGAGAAACGCTCGTCAGGTTCGCAGTTTTATATTGTCGAAGGGAAAGTTTTTACTCCACAGGCGCTCGATTCGCTCGAAACAATGCAAACTCAACGGGAGGCGCAGGATATTTATCATCAGCTGTTTATGAAAAAGGCCGATTCGGTGAGGATATTACAGGAACAGGGAAAGCAAATTGAGTACGCCGATTTGCTTGACCGGCTGGAAAAACAGGCACAGGACAGTGCTGCTTTGCACCCTTTCCATTTTGCCAAACAGCAACGGGAAACCTATACGGCCATTGGTGGCGTTCCTCACCTCGATGGCAATTATACCGTATTCGGTGAGGTGATAGAAGGACTGAATGTCATCGATTCCATCGCTCATGTAAAGACGGATGATCACGACAGGCCCGTGAAAGATGTGAAGATGACCATGAAAATACTGAAGGATTAG
- a CDS encoding mannose-1-phosphate guanylyltransferase — MDNCNNYCVIMAGGIGSRFWPLSTQDRPKQFIDILGVGKSLLQLTFDRFNKIFPAENILVVTSERYREMVLEQLPKLTLDQVLCEPLRRNTAPCVAYATHKIISRCKDANIVVAPSDHLILKENIFLEEIRKGMEFTAKNKVLLTLGIKPSRPETGYGYIQVADNCEMADYDNLYHVKTFTEKPDRKMARLFMETGEFFWNSGIFIWSVQAIHEALAKYLPDVNTIFEKGYKYYHTEDEVHFINKAYSECPNISIDFGIMEKADNVYVLCSDFGWSDLGTWGSLHENLHVDENQNAVWGDKVFLYETRDSIINMSGEKTAVVQGLDGYIVVETDNTLLICKKDDEQQIRQFVADMNLAEEKK; from the coding sequence ATGGACAATTGCAATAATTACTGTGTTATTATGGCCGGCGGTATCGGAAGCCGATTCTGGCCACTTAGTACACAGGACAGGCCAAAACAATTTATTGACATTCTCGGAGTGGGAAAATCGTTGCTCCAGCTTACTTTTGATCGCTTTAACAAGATATTCCCGGCTGAAAATATATTGGTGGTAACCAGCGAACGCTATCGCGAAATGGTGCTGGAACAGTTGCCTAAACTGACGTTAGATCAGGTGTTGTGCGAACCGCTGAGAAGAAATACGGCACCGTGTGTGGCTTACGCTACGCATAAAATTATCAGTCGCTGTAAAGATGCCAATATTGTAGTCGCTCCATCTGATCACCTGATCCTGAAAGAGAATATTTTCCTTGAAGAAATTCGAAAAGGAATGGAATTTACCGCGAAGAATAAGGTTCTTCTTACCCTCGGAATTAAACCAAGTAGGCCGGAGACGGGATATGGTTACATCCAGGTAGCTGATAATTGTGAAATGGCTGATTACGATAATTTGTATCACGTAAAAACATTTACTGAAAAGCCGGATCGTAAGATGGCCCGGCTGTTCATGGAAACAGGCGAATTTTTCTGGAATTCCGGTATATTTATTTGGTCCGTTCAAGCCATTCACGAAGCATTGGCGAAGTATCTTCCTGATGTCAATACGATTTTTGAAAAAGGATACAAATATTACCATACGGAAGACGAGGTCCATTTCATCAATAAAGCCTATTCGGAGTGTCCCAATATTTCCATTGACTTCGGGATTATGGAAAAGGCTGATAATGTTTACGTACTTTGCTCGGACTTTGGTTGGTCCGACCTGGGAACATGGGGATCACTTCATGAAAATCTCCATGTCGATGAGAATCAGAATGCTGTATGGGGAGACAAGGTTTTTCTATATGAAACCAGGGACAGCATCATCAACATGTCCGGAGAAAAAACAGCGGTAGTACAAGGACTTGATGGATACATTGTGGTGGAAACGGATAATACCCTGTTGATTTGTAAAAAAGATGACGAGCAGCAAATCCGCCAGTTTGTTGCGGATATGAACCTGGCTGAAGAAAAAAAATAA
- a CDS encoding ABC transporter permease, which produces MKFIFHLGQYMLLMKKVFSRPERHKIYWRQLLVEIEKLGIDSIGIVVIISVFMGGIITLQLSYNMSNPFLPSYLIGLGNRDTLILEFSSTILSLMLAGKVGSNIATEIGSMRITEQIDSMEIMGINSASFLILPKILAFVIVSPMLFVLSIATGLIGGLITGPMSGAITTADYLNGVTYAFVPYYVTFSGLKTLVFGFLIASVPAYLGYYVDGGALEVGKASTQSVVTTSVLILFFDLILTQIFFK; this is translated from the coding sequence ATGAAATTCATCTTCCACCTGGGACAGTATATGTTGCTGATGAAGAAAGTATTCAGCAGGCCGGAACGCCATAAGATATACTGGCGTCAATTATTGGTAGAGATCGAAAAACTGGGGATTGATTCCATCGGCATTGTAGTTATCATATCGGTTTTTATGGGAGGAATTATCACGCTCCAGTTGTCGTATAATATGTCCAATCCGTTTTTGCCTTCTTATCTGATAGGTTTAGGTAATCGCGATACCCTGATCCTGGAATTTTCATCTACGATTCTGAGCCTGATGCTGGCGGGAAAAGTAGGTTCAAACATTGCCACTGAAATTGGCAGTATGCGCATCACGGAACAAATTGACTCGATGGAGATCATGGGTATTAATTCAGCGTCATTTCTCATTCTTCCCAAAATTCTGGCTTTTGTGATTGTTAGTCCGATGCTGTTTGTTTTAAGCATTGCTACCGGATTGATTGGAGGATTAATTACTGGACCGATGTCGGGCGCTATTACCACAGCTGACTACCTGAACGGTGTCACTTACGCGTTTGTGCCTTATTACGTAACCTTTTCAGGTTTGAAAACACTGGTATTTGGATTTCTGATTGCCTCGGTACCGGCTTACCTGGGCTATTATGTCGACGGAGGCGCACTCGAAGTAGGAAAGGCAAGTACGCAATCCGTCGTAACAACCAGTGTTCTGATTCTGTTTTTTGATTTAATTCTCACGCAAATCTTCTTCAAATGA
- a CDS encoding ABC transporter ATP-binding protein — MIEIKGLCKSFEGRPILKDISTKFEKGKTNLIIGQSGSGKTVLLKSIVGLLDIDEGEILYNGEDVSHLSDKKRKSLRQDIGMVFQGGALFDSLTVEENVRFPLDMFTKKTEKEKADRVKFCLDRVNIKGANDLYPAEISGGMRKRVAIARAIVLNPKYLFCDEPNSGLDPMTAILIDNLINQITQDLDITTIINTHDMNSVMEIGDNILFISQGEKWWEGNKNEILYTSNEKLNDFVFASPLYREMRTLKKQELKDDQS; from the coding sequence ATGATTGAGATAAAAGGCCTATGTAAATCCTTTGAAGGTCGTCCAATTCTGAAAGATATTTCCACCAAATTCGAAAAAGGGAAAACAAACCTGATTATCGGGCAGAGTGGTTCAGGAAAAACCGTCTTGCTGAAATCCATTGTTGGATTGCTCGATATTGATGAGGGCGAAATTCTGTATAACGGCGAAGATGTTTCACATCTGTCAGATAAGAAAAGAAAAAGCTTACGGCAGGATATCGGGATGGTTTTCCAGGGAGGTGCCTTGTTTGATTCACTTACGGTAGAAGAAAATGTGCGGTTTCCACTGGACATGTTCACGAAAAAAACAGAGAAGGAAAAAGCCGATCGGGTAAAATTTTGTCTCGACCGAGTCAATATCAAAGGCGCCAACGATTTGTACCCGGCTGAGATTTCAGGAGGGATGCGCAAGCGTGTAGCTATCGCCCGGGCCATTGTGTTGAATCCGAAATACCTGTTTTGCGATGAACCCAATTCGGGCCTCGACCCGATGACTGCCATTCTGATTGACAACCTGATCAATCAGATTACGCAGGACCTGGATATCACCACCATTATCAATACTCACGACATGAATTCGGTAATGGAAATTGGCGATAACATTCTGTTCATATCCCAGGGAGAAAAATGGTGGGAAGGCAACAAAAATGAAATTTTGTACACATCCAATGAAAAGCTGAATGACTTTGTTTTCGCGTCACCGCTTTACCGCGAAATGCGGACATTGAAAAAGCAGGAGCTAAAAGACGATCAATCATAA
- a CDS encoding DUF4296 domain-containing protein: MRIKIFLFISALWLLASCSNSNKVPEGILSHKQMVDLLVDIHLSEAINGQRFRLDKTTKNFSNDLYFSICKKHGVDPDVFAQSVLYYGKHPKQYDVIYDQVLNRLNEMEEQVKKEGPKLKPDDGKQ, from the coding sequence ATGCGGATAAAAATTTTCCTGTTCATATCGGCACTATGGCTACTGGCATCGTGCTCCAACAGCAATAAGGTACCGGAAGGTATTCTTTCCCATAAACAGATGGTGGATTTGCTGGTTGATATACATCTTTCCGAGGCCATCAACGGTCAACGGTTTCGCCTCGACAAAACCACAAAGAATTTTTCCAACGACCTCTATTTTTCCATTTGTAAAAAACATGGTGTCGATCCGGATGTGTTTGCCCAATCAGTTCTTTATTATGGTAAACATCCGAAACAATATGATGTCATCTACGACCAGGTGCTGAACCGCCTCAACGAGATGGAGGAACAAGTGAAGAAAGAAGGACCCAAACTCAAGCCCGACGATGGGAAACAATAA
- a CDS encoding amidohydrolase family protein, translated as MGNNKFAAHYIFTGNGTFYKNGIVVTDKDGTIKKIVDTGGQPPESAGVKFYSGVIVPGFVNAHCHLELSHLRSTFPEKTGMAGFLSRIVKQREIQENLIKEAATIADAEMQRNGIVAVGDIANNPLAFDIKKESSIQYHTFIEALGFSPKRADAAFEYTKVLQQKAADAGLKTSIVPHAPYSISGQLFRKIGELALEQNAIITMHNQESSEENELYQTGKGKIAKHIRKNLGIDLKPFHPTGKNSMESVLPFLPASSQLLLVHNTFTGKEELGWLHANREEGKTSLVLCPNSNLFIEDRLPDVELLRSDGLNICLGTDSLSSNHSLSVLDEMITLHQHFPDIPFSELVQWATGNGAKALRMEQQLGTIEPGKKPGLNLITGMDLQQMKLLPDSRVKRLI; from the coding sequence ATGGGAAACAATAAGTTTGCAGCACATTATATTTTCACCGGAAACGGAACGTTTTACAAAAACGGGATTGTTGTCACCGATAAGGATGGCACGATCAAAAAGATCGTCGACACGGGTGGCCAACCACCCGAATCGGCCGGCGTAAAATTCTACAGCGGGGTGATTGTCCCGGGATTTGTGAATGCCCACTGTCACCTCGAGTTATCGCACCTGCGCAGTACGTTCCCCGAGAAAACCGGTATGGCCGGATTCCTCTCACGCATTGTTAAACAGCGCGAAATTCAGGAAAATCTCATCAAAGAGGCAGCAACGATAGCCGACGCTGAAATGCAGCGAAACGGCATTGTGGCGGTTGGCGACATTGCCAACAATCCACTGGCATTCGATATTAAAAAGGAGTCTTCCATTCAGTATCACACCTTTATCGAAGCTTTGGGATTTTCCCCGAAACGCGCCGATGCCGCCTTTGAATACACAAAAGTCTTGCAACAAAAAGCGGCCGATGCCGGGTTAAAAACCTCCATCGTTCCCCATGCCCCTTATTCTATCTCCGGGCAGCTTTTCCGTAAAATTGGTGAATTGGCGTTGGAACAGAACGCGATTATCACTATGCACAACCAGGAGAGCAGCGAAGAAAATGAGCTCTACCAAACGGGAAAGGGCAAAATTGCCAAACATATCCGGAAAAATCTCGGCATTGACCTGAAGCCATTTCATCCTACCGGGAAAAATTCAATGGAAAGCGTACTGCCTTTCTTGCCGGCATCAAGTCAGTTACTCCTGGTGCACAATACGTTTACCGGGAAAGAAGAACTCGGGTGGTTACATGCTAACCGCGAAGAAGGAAAAACGTCGCTGGTGCTGTGCCCCAACTCCAACCTGTTTATCGAAGACCGGCTTCCCGATGTAGAACTCCTTCGTTCCGACGGCCTGAACATTTGCCTGGGGACCGACAGTCTGTCGTCCAACCATTCCTTATCGGTGCTAGATGAAATGATTACCCTGCATCAACATTTCCCCGACATACCTTTCAGCGAATTGGTGCAGTGGGCTACCGGAAACGGAGCTAAAGCGCTTCGGATGGAACAACAACTCGGCACAATTGAGCCGGGGAAAAAGCCCGGACTAAACCTCATCACCGGCATGGATTTGCAACAAATGAAACTTCTTCCGGATTCGCGGGTAAAACGATTAATCTGA
- a CDS encoding radical SAM protein, with protein sequence MSTFLFDQTIFGPVKSRRLGVSLGINLLPNNTKVCSFDCIYCECGWTPHKREKKAELPSREIVARLLREKLEKMGNAGEAPDVLTFAGNGEPTLHPDFAEIIDDTIAIRDEYFPKARVAVLSNSTMLHRPNVVEALKKVDDNILKLDSAIPETIQLLDCPLGRFHLVEVIKNMKKFDGKLTIQTMFIRGEFSGHKIDNTTEEELSAWLKLLANIRPERVMIYTIARDTPSQNLTKVSAVDLDKIAARVHSELDIDVQVSG encoded by the coding sequence ATGTCCACATTCCTGTTCGACCAAACTATTTTCGGGCCCGTCAAAAGTCGGAGGCTGGGCGTTTCGCTCGGCATCAATTTACTACCCAACAACACCAAAGTCTGTTCGTTCGATTGCATTTACTGCGAATGCGGATGGACGCCTCATAAACGGGAAAAGAAAGCAGAACTTCCTTCACGGGAAATCGTTGCCCGGTTGCTGCGCGAAAAGCTGGAGAAAATGGGAAATGCCGGGGAAGCTCCTGATGTGCTGACCTTTGCAGGAAACGGAGAGCCGACACTTCATCCTGACTTTGCTGAGATTATCGACGACACCATCGCCATTCGCGATGAATATTTCCCAAAAGCACGAGTAGCGGTCCTTTCCAATTCCACCATGCTACACAGGCCGAATGTGGTAGAGGCGCTGAAAAAGGTGGACGACAATATTCTGAAACTCGATTCCGCGATACCGGAAACCATCCAGCTACTCGATTGCCCACTTGGCCGGTTTCACCTGGTGGAAGTCATCAAAAACATGAAAAAATTCGATGGCAAACTGACCATCCAGACCATGTTTATCCGGGGGGAATTCTCGGGCCATAAAATTGACAATACCACCGAAGAAGAACTCTCGGCCTGGTTAAAACTATTAGCCAACATTCGCCCCGAAAGGGTGATGATCTATACCATCGCCCGTGATACGCCTTCGCAAAACCTCACTAAGGTATCCGCCGTTGATCTGGACAAAATTGCTGCCCGCGTTCATTCGGAATTGGATATCGATGTACAGGTAAGTGGTTAG
- a CDS encoding TetR/AcrR family transcriptional regulator: MTTENGSSKRDAVRENILTIAQEIFSKYGYKKTTLDDIANAVRKGKSSLYYYFSSKEDLFQEVVQKEADILRAELSKVLVKDISPEEKLKDYIMTKITTYRQLANFYNAIESDLAAVEFVDKIKSQYDLEEIRMMKRILLEGARRGKFSVRDFTLVAIGITTAIRGLEMPLSAGPYKSTDIEKSVDAIVSIINYGIMKRD, from the coding sequence ATGACTACTGAAAACGGAAGTTCAAAACGCGATGCCGTTCGGGAAAACATTCTGACCATTGCCCAGGAGATTTTTAGTAAGTATGGTTATAAAAAAACCACACTCGACGACATAGCCAATGCCGTCAGAAAAGGGAAAAGCTCCTTATATTATTATTTTAGCAGTAAAGAGGATCTTTTCCAGGAGGTGGTGCAAAAGGAAGCCGATATACTCCGGGCTGAATTATCGAAGGTTCTCGTGAAGGATATCAGTCCTGAAGAAAAACTGAAGGACTATATCATGACGAAAATTACCACTTACCGTCAGCTGGCCAATTTTTACAATGCGATTGAAAGTGATTTAGCCGCTGTTGAGTTTGTGGATAAAATTAAGTCGCAGTACGATCTGGAAGAGATCCGGATGATGAAGCGCATCTTGCTGGAAGGTGCCCGTCGCGGGAAATTTTCCGTACGTGATTTTACGCTGGTAGCTATTGGGATTACCACTGCAATTCGCGGATTGGAGATGCCACTTTCGGCAGGTCCCTATAAGTCCACCGATATCGAAAAAAGCGTCGATGCCATTGTGAGCATCATCAATTATGGTATCATGAAACGGGATTGA
- the rnr gene encoding ribonuclease R: MVKKKKNKKLKFNKAGLKKAVLDIFYTDPKKTFNYKQLSSELYIRDMATRKLIHVVLEELRENENLEEIGRGKYKLRSKGGYVTGTVELTQQGFGFVISDEIDEDVFVSAANLKRAMHGDKVKVYLYARRKKRNPEGEVVEILERAKTTFVGTVEVSKFHAFLVPSGKSPFDLFIPKEKLNGAKDGQKAVAKIIEWPERAKNPYAEIIEVLGNVGDNDTEMHAILAEFDLPSKFPEQVEKAAEQIPLEIPKEEYANRRDFRKVPTFTIDPADAKDFDDALSVQKLDNGFWEVGVHIADVTHYVQPGSILDEEAYNRATSVYLVDRVVPMLPERLSNGVCSLRPNEDKLCFSAVFQLDDRATVHHSWFGRTVIHSDRRFAYEEAQEVIETGKGDMKEEILTLDRLAKELRNQRFQAGSISFDRIEVKFNIDDDGKPLGIIFKIAKDANKLIEEFMLLANKYVAEFIGKPTPNKKAKTFVYRIHDKPDPDKLDSFNHFIKRFGYGIQTNNPKAVSDSMNKLLTNVEGKKEQNVIETLAIRTMARAEYSTRNIGHYGMAFDFYTHFTSPIRRYPDIMVHRLLARYLDGGRSVVAQKWEEMCHHSSEMEVRASNAERSSVKYKQVEFMSDKIGQEFKGVISGVTNWGIYVELEENKCEGMVPLRDLTDDFYEFDEKNYCIIGSHSHKRYQLGDEVNVEIVRTNLQKKQMDFRLVEDVE, encoded by the coding sequence ATGGTCAAGAAGAAAAAAAATAAGAAACTGAAATTTAATAAAGCCGGCTTAAAGAAGGCGGTGCTCGATATCTTTTACACGGACCCGAAAAAAACGTTCAACTACAAGCAGTTATCATCCGAACTGTATATTCGCGATATGGCCACCAGGAAATTGATTCATGTGGTACTGGAAGAATTGAGGGAGAATGAAAATCTGGAGGAAATCGGGCGCGGTAAATACAAATTGCGCTCAAAAGGGGGTTACGTTACCGGTACGGTCGAATTGACACAGCAGGGTTTTGGCTTTGTTATTTCCGACGAAATCGATGAGGATGTGTTTGTTTCGGCAGCCAACCTGAAGCGCGCCATGCATGGCGATAAAGTGAAGGTTTATCTCTATGCCCGACGGAAAAAACGCAATCCGGAAGGCGAAGTGGTGGAAATTCTGGAAAGGGCGAAAACCACTTTCGTGGGAACGGTCGAAGTGTCGAAATTTCATGCGTTCCTGGTTCCCTCCGGCAAATCACCGTTCGATCTCTTCATTCCGAAAGAAAAACTGAACGGGGCCAAAGACGGCCAAAAGGCGGTTGCGAAGATCATAGAATGGCCCGAACGCGCTAAAAATCCATATGCCGAAATTATTGAGGTACTTGGAAATGTGGGCGATAATGACACCGAAATGCACGCGATCCTGGCCGAATTCGACTTGCCGTCTAAATTTCCTGAACAAGTAGAAAAGGCAGCAGAACAGATTCCGCTCGAAATCCCGAAAGAAGAATACGCCAACCGGCGCGATTTCAGGAAAGTACCCACTTTCACCATTGACCCGGCTGATGCCAAGGACTTCGACGATGCCCTTTCCGTTCAAAAACTCGATAATGGTTTCTGGGAGGTAGGTGTCCACATCGCCGATGTGACACATTACGTACAACCTGGTTCTATTCTTGATGAAGAAGCATACAACCGGGCTACTTCGGTTTACCTGGTCGACCGGGTAGTGCCGATGTTGCCCGAAAGATTGTCGAACGGCGTCTGCTCGCTGCGTCCGAATGAGGACAAGCTTTGCTTTTCTGCCGTCTTTCAGCTCGACGACCGGGCCACGGTACATCATAGCTGGTTTGGTCGCACGGTCATTCATTCCGACCGCCGTTTTGCTTATGAAGAAGCGCAGGAAGTAATTGAAACCGGTAAAGGCGACATGAAAGAGGAAATCCTAACCCTCGACCGTTTGGCAAAAGAGTTGCGGAACCAACGGTTTCAGGCCGGTTCCATCTCGTTCGACCGCATTGAGGTGAAATTTAATATTGACGACGACGGGAAACCGCTGGGCATTATTTTTAAAATAGCAAAAGATGCCAATAAACTCATCGAAGAGTTTATGTTGCTGGCCAATAAATATGTGGCTGAATTCATTGGGAAACCGACTCCCAATAAAAAAGCCAAAACCTTTGTTTACCGTATTCACGATAAACCCGATCCGGATAAACTCGATTCGTTCAATCATTTCATCAAACGGTTTGGTTATGGCATACAAACCAACAATCCGAAAGCAGTCTCCGATTCAATGAATAAGCTGCTGACCAACGTGGAAGGAAAGAAAGAGCAAAATGTCATCGAGACGTTGGCTATCCGGACCATGGCCCGGGCGGAATATTCTACCCGAAACATTGGTCATTACGGCATGGCTTTTGATTTTTATACGCATTTTACTTCGCCTATCAGGCGTTATCCCGATATAATGGTACACCGTCTGCTGGCACGTTATCTCGATGGAGGCCGTTCGGTGGTTGCCCAGAAATGGGAGGAAATGTGCCACCACTCCTCCGAAATGGAAGTGAGGGCCAGTAATGCTGAACGCTCATCGGTGAAATACAAGCAGGTCGAGTTTATGAGCGATAAGATCGGACAAGAGTTCAAAGGTGTTATTTCCGGTGTAACCAACTGGGGAATTTACGTTGAACTGGAAGAGAACAAGTGCGAGGGCATGGTCCCTTTGCGCGATCTGACCGACGATTTTTACGAATTCGACGAAAAGAATTACTGCATTATCGGAAGTCATTCCCACAAGCGCTACCAGTTGGGTGATGAAGTAAATGTGGAAATTGTTCGTACAAATCTGCAAAAGAAGCAGATGGATTTCCGTTTGGTGGAAGATGTTGAATAA